In a genomic window of Chryseobacterium sp. G0162:
- the purC gene encoding phosphoribosylaminoimidazolesuccinocarboxamide synthase, producing MSQKKEMLYEGKAKQVFATDNPDEVVVRFKDDATAFNAQKKGQVDLKGEMNNAITTLIFEYLNEKGIKTHFIKQLDEREQLVRKVSIIPLEMVVRNYSAGSMAQRLGVEEGIKSPVTIFDICYKKDELGDPLINDHHAVFLGAATYEELDEMYELTSDINEILIDLFDKINIILVDFKIELGKTSDGEIILADEISPDTCRLWDKDTMKKLDKDRFRRDLGEVTEAYVEIYNRLKNLLKK from the coding sequence ATGAGTCAAAAGAAAGAAATGTTGTACGAGGGGAAAGCAAAACAGGTATTTGCTACCGATAATCCTGATGAAGTAGTAGTACGTTTCAAAGACGATGCTACAGCATTTAATGCTCAAAAGAAAGGCCAGGTTGACCTTAAAGGAGAGATGAATAACGCTATCACAACCCTTATTTTTGAATATTTAAATGAAAAAGGAATCAAAACTCATTTCATTAAACAATTAGACGAAAGAGAGCAGTTGGTAAGAAAAGTATCTATCATTCCTTTGGAAATGGTGGTAAGAAACTACTCTGCAGGAAGTATGGCACAAAGATTAGGAGTAGAGGAAGGAATTAAATCGCCGGTAACCATCTTCGATATCTGCTATAAAAAAGACGAATTGGGAGATCCGCTTATTAACGATCACCACGCCGTATTTTTAGGGGCTGCTACTTACGAGGAACTTGACGAAATGTATGAATTAACGTCAGACATTAATGAAATCCTTATCGACCTGTTTGACAAAATCAATATCATCCTGGTAGATTTCAAAATCGAATTAGGGAAAACTTCTGACGGTGAAATCATCTTGGCTGACGAAATTTCTCCTGATACTTGCAGACTTTGGGATAAAGATACCATGAAGAAACTGGACAAAGACAGATTCAGAAGAGATTTAGGAGAAGTAACAGAGGCATATGTTGAGATCTACAACCGTCTTAAAAATCTTTTAAAGAAATAA
- a CDS encoding DUF3307 domain-containing protein: MIFIKLILAHLLGDFILQPNAWVADKENYKLKSKYLYFHVLIHIVLSLILLWDLQLWWVAVLVGVTHFIIDAAKLSFQTIKTKKRWFFIDQMLHVLVIAGVSFYFVEYNFTFLQNQEFLKILMAALFLTTPASIFIKILLSSWTPAPDGPNTIQTESLSSAGKYIGILERLLVFTFIMVNHWEGVGFMVAAKSVFRFSDLAQAKQRKLTEYVLIGTLLSFGLAVLTGIIIK, encoded by the coding sequence ATGATCTTTATCAAACTCATATTGGCACATCTACTCGGAGATTTTATACTTCAGCCAAATGCATGGGTTGCTGATAAGGAGAACTATAAACTAAAAAGTAAGTATTTATACTTTCATGTTCTGATTCACATTGTTTTAAGCCTCATTCTTCTTTGGGATCTGCAGCTTTGGTGGGTGGCAGTTTTAGTGGGAGTTACTCACTTCATCATTGATGCTGCTAAACTTAGTTTCCAAACTATAAAAACAAAAAAAAGATGGTTTTTCATCGATCAGATGCTTCATGTCTTAGTGATTGCGGGAGTGTCATTCTATTTCGTTGAATATAATTTCACCTTTTTACAAAATCAGGAATTTTTAAAGATACTCATGGCAGCTTTGTTTCTGACAACACCAGCGTCTATTTTTATCAAAATCCTGCTATCATCCTGGACACCTGCTCCGGATGGCCCCAACACGATCCAAACCGAATCTTTATCAAGTGCCGGAAAATATATCGGAATTTTAGAACGTCTGCTGGTATTTACCTTTATTATGGTGAATCACTGGGAAGGCGTAGGTTTCATGGTGGCTGCCAAATCTGTTTTCAGATTCAGCGACCTTGCACAGGCAAAACAGAGAAAACTTACGGAATATGTATTAATTGGTACATTGTTAAGTTTTGGACTGGCTGTCTTAACAGGAATAATAATAAAGTAA
- a CDS encoding SatD family protein has product MIAVITGDIINSQHADTEVWITKLKNLLETWGSAPGTWEIYRGDEFQFKCSIDSVFWHFLAIKSLIKSQENLDVRMAIGIGEESFSSEKITESNGTAYVNSGRLLNDLKNDGHTVAIKTSNDSVDRDLNILLKWSSKDFDNWTMATSEIIHEMIMNQDITQEDLAKRFAISQSSISQRLKRANYELIVETNQYFRKKISEL; this is encoded by the coding sequence ATGATAGCGGTCATTACCGGTGATATTATAAATTCACAACATGCAGACACTGAAGTTTGGATTACCAAGCTTAAAAATCTTCTCGAAACCTGGGGAAGCGCTCCTGGCACATGGGAGATCTACAGAGGGGATGAGTTTCAGTTCAAATGCAGTATTGACTCTGTTTTCTGGCATTTTCTAGCCATAAAATCACTTATTAAGAGTCAGGAAAATCTGGATGTAAGAATGGCCATAGGGATTGGAGAAGAAAGCTTTTCTTCTGAAAAGATCACCGAATCCAACGGTACTGCTTATGTGAATTCCGGACGACTTCTGAATGACTTGAAGAATGATGGGCATACGGTGGCTATAAAAACATCAAACGATTCTGTAGACAGGGATCTCAATATTTTATTGAAATGGTCATCCAAGGATTTTGACAACTGGACTATGGCCACCTCTGAAATCATTCATGAAATGATTATGAATCAGGATATTACCCAGGAAGATCTTGCTAAAAGATTTGCTATTTCACAGTCCTCTATCAGCCAGAGACTGAAACGAGCCAACTATGAGCTCATCGTGGAAACCAATCAGTATTTCAGAAAGAAAATATCAGAACTATAG
- a CDS encoding endonuclease translates to MKKVLLPIILISSYISAQAPAGYYNGTAGLTGYALKSKIHDIISANNVNWHYGDLPALYGQTDLDKYYDHTATNTTYLLDIYSEIPSGPDAYEYTVDQLIGTAGQEGMGYNREHMMPQSTFSTSSKISDYPMYSDLNFIIPADARINQLRNNYPYGIAGTTNYYTFTNTSKISKAAIPNYPYAGRVYEPIDEFKGDVARTLLYFAVRYEGKLGSFNTAYSTSATINPTTDQCPLDGTEERAIDLPYVAMLKQWSAMDPVSQREIDRNNAVYAIQKNRNPFIDHPEWIDMIWSETPDAIAPTAPGALNSPQQNAYFINLSWTPSPDTDILGYKIYMNGAEVPVATTKGSSISIDHLDPSTTYTFTVKAFDKGYLESPFSNTVTASTIPSDSYAKDLIITKYISGTNNNTVSNNALEIVNKTGHEVNLNNYRINVHLKNPTGTFYHADTYELEGKIGNNETFVILNPKAALSCYSNDQAKFVTASDAMTFRGENYVELAYNKTVTIDAIGIKYTSNSNGNVSLYRKNAVNQPNSTFTISEWDSYAANYCQNLGTLSTSELITSVDKTLKIYPNPVYDNLFVNGETEKIKTAQIIDLSGKVIYTEKEPFRNKKNISVQGIPTGIYILRLDDQVQQFIKK, encoded by the coding sequence ATGAAAAAAGTTCTACTTCCTATTATTTTGATTTCATCTTATATATCGGCGCAGGCTCCTGCCGGATATTATAATGGTACTGCCGGATTAACCGGTTATGCCCTGAAATCTAAGATTCATGATATTATTTCAGCGAACAATGTGAACTGGCATTATGGAGACCTCCCAGCTTTGTATGGACAGACTGATCTTGATAAATATTACGATCATACTGCTACCAACACTACCTACCTGTTGGATATCTACTCAGAAATACCTTCAGGGCCCGATGCTTATGAATATACGGTAGACCAATTGATCGGAACAGCTGGTCAGGAAGGAATGGGGTATAACAGAGAGCATATGATGCCGCAGAGTACTTTCAGTACAAGTTCAAAGATCAGTGATTATCCCATGTATTCAGATTTGAACTTTATTATTCCTGCAGACGCAAGAATCAATCAGTTAAGAAATAACTATCCTTATGGTATAGCAGGTACTACCAATTATTATACCTTCACTAACACTTCGAAGATATCCAAAGCAGCAATCCCTAATTATCCTTATGCAGGACGAGTGTATGAGCCTATTGATGAGTTCAAAGGAGATGTAGCGAGAACTTTACTGTATTTCGCTGTAAGATATGAAGGTAAATTAGGTTCGTTTAATACAGCATACAGTACCTCCGCAACCATAAATCCAACTACAGACCAATGTCCGCTAGATGGGACCGAAGAGAGAGCAATTGATCTTCCTTATGTTGCCATGCTAAAACAATGGAGTGCAATGGACCCAGTCTCGCAGAGAGAAATTGATAGAAATAATGCTGTATATGCCATACAGAAAAACAGGAACCCGTTCATTGATCATCCAGAATGGATTGATATGATCTGGTCTGAAACTCCGGATGCTATTGCACCTACAGCTCCGGGAGCACTGAATTCTCCTCAGCAAAATGCCTATTTTATTAACTTGAGTTGGACCCCTTCTCCAGATACTGATATATTAGGGTATAAAATATATATGAATGGTGCTGAAGTACCTGTTGCAACTACCAAAGGAAGTTCAATCAGTATAGATCACCTCGATCCCTCTACCACTTATACCTTTACGGTAAAAGCTTTTGATAAAGGATATCTTGAGTCTCCATTTAGTAATACGGTGACCGCTAGTACAATACCCTCGGATTCTTATGCTAAAGATCTGATAATTACAAAATATATCTCCGGAACTAATAATAATACAGTCAGCAATAATGCGTTGGAAATTGTCAATAAAACCGGACATGAGGTAAACCTGAACAATTACAGGATCAATGTACACCTTAAAAACCCTACAGGTACATTTTATCATGCAGATACTTATGAACTGGAAGGTAAAATAGGAAATAATGAAACTTTTGTCATCCTGAATCCCAAAGCTGCTTTATCCTGTTATTCCAATGATCAGGCTAAATTTGTAACAGCTTCCGATGCTATGACCTTCAGAGGAGAAAATTATGTAGAACTTGCCTATAACAAAACTGTTACTATAGATGCGATTGGAATTAAATATACCTCGAATAGCAATGGAAATGTTTCATTGTACAGGAAAAATGCGGTCAATCAACCCAATAGTACATTTACGATCAGTGAATGGGATTCTTACGCAGCCAACTATTGTCAGAACCTGGGAACTTTATCAACTTCAGAGCTTATCACTTCTGTAGACAAAACATTAAAGATATACCCGAATCCGGTGTATGACAACCTTTTTGTAAATGGGGAAACTGAAAAGATAAAAACAGCTCAGATCATCGATCTTTCAGGGAAAGTAATCTATACAGAGAAAGAACCGTTCAGAAATAAGAAAAATATTTCTGTACAGGGGATTCCTACAGGAATTTATATTCTAAGACTGGATGATCAGGTGCAGCAGTTTATTAAGAAATAG
- a CDS encoding acyl-CoA dehydrogenase family protein, producing MNTETIDNIKMIAETAREFAEKNIRPNIMEWDESQTFPKDLFHQLGEMGFMGIVVPEQYGGSGLGYHEYVTILDEISQVDPSIGLSVAAHNSLCTNHIYEFGNEEQRNKWLPQLASGKVIGAWGLTEHNTGSDSGGMSTTAVKDGDDWIISGAKNFITHAISGDIAVVMTRTGEKGAKNNSTAFVLEKGMPGFTSGKKENKLGMRASETAELIFDNVRVPDSHRLGEVGEGFKQAMKILDGGRISIAALSLGTARGAYKAALKYAKERHQFGKSISEFQAINFMLADMATEIDAAELLIQRAATLKNAKQKMTKEGAMAKLYASEACVRIANNGVQIFGGYGYTKDFPAEKFYRDSKLCTIGEGTSEIQRLVIGRDITK from the coding sequence ATGAATACAGAGACAATTGACAACATCAAAATGATAGCGGAGACAGCTAGAGAATTTGCAGAGAAGAATATCCGACCGAATATTATGGAGTGGGATGAAAGCCAGACTTTTCCAAAAGACTTATTTCACCAGTTGGGAGAAATGGGCTTTATGGGAATTGTAGTTCCTGAGCAGTACGGAGGTTCCGGTTTAGGCTATCACGAATATGTTACTATCCTGGATGAAATTTCTCAGGTAGACCCGTCTATTGGTCTTTCTGTAGCAGCGCACAACTCTCTTTGTACAAATCATATTTATGAGTTTGGAAATGAAGAACAGAGAAATAAATGGCTTCCTCAGTTAGCTTCCGGAAAAGTAATCGGAGCTTGGGGATTAACGGAGCATAACACTGGTTCAGACTCAGGAGGAATGTCTACCACTGCAGTGAAAGATGGTGATGACTGGATCATCAGCGGAGCCAAAAACTTTATTACTCACGCTATTTCAGGTGATATCGCCGTAGTAATGACCAGAACAGGTGAAAAAGGGGCTAAAAATAACTCTACCGCTTTTGTTTTAGAAAAAGGAATGCCTGGATTTACTTCCGGTAAAAAAGAAAATAAATTAGGAATGCGTGCTTCTGAAACCGCAGAATTAATTTTTGATAACGTACGTGTGCCGGATTCTCATCGTTTAGGTGAAGTAGGTGAAGGTTTCAAACAGGCTATGAAAATTCTTGACGGAGGTAGAATTTCGATCGCTGCATTAAGTTTAGGAACAGCAAGAGGTGCTTACAAAGCGGCTTTAAAATATGCTAAAGAAAGACATCAGTTTGGAAAATCAATTTCTGAATTCCAGGCCATCAATTTTATGTTGGCTGATATGGCTACGGAAATTGATGCTGCAGAGCTTTTGATCCAAAGAGCAGCAACATTGAAAAATGCTAAACAGAAAATGACAAAAGAAGGAGCTATGGCAAAATTATATGCTTCTGAAGCTTGTGTAAGAATTGCTAATAATGGTGTTCAGATCTTTGGAGGGTACGGATATACAAAGGACTTCCCTGCTGAAAAATTCTACAGAGACTCTAAGCTTTGTACCATTGGTGAAGGAACTTCTGAAATCCAGAGATTGGTCATCGGAAGAGATATTACAAAATAA
- a CDS encoding DinB family protein has translation MIKQALLGEFLHEAENTRKILKAIPDSALDWKPSEKNWTTGQLASHIAEVYNWYNPTFNQDVFDMGKYQYDKGDISKAENIVAKFEENVAKAQKVLENSDESTYFNDWKMEVNGNAIFPASPRVQVVRGFLYNHLYHHRGELVVYLRSTGNKVPGLYGPTADDVR, from the coding sequence ATGATTAAACAGGCACTTTTAGGTGAGTTTCTGCACGAAGCTGAAAACACCAGAAAAATTTTGAAAGCAATCCCTGACAGCGCTTTAGACTGGAAACCATCTGAAAAAAACTGGACAACCGGTCAGCTGGCCTCTCATATTGCAGAAGTTTACAACTGGTACAACCCAACCTTTAATCAGGATGTCTTTGACATGGGTAAATATCAGTATGATAAAGGTGATATTTCCAAAGCTGAAAATATTGTAGCAAAATTTGAAGAAAATGTAGCTAAAGCACAAAAGGTTTTGGAAAACTCTGATGAAAGCACTTATTTTAATGATTGGAAAATGGAAGTGAACGGAAACGCAATTTTTCCCGCTTCTCCAAGAGTTCAGGTAGTAAGAGGTTTTCTTTATAATCATTTGTACCATCACAGAGGTGAGTTGGTTGTTTATTTAAGGTCAACCGGAAATAAAGTTCCTGGACTTTATGGTCCCACTGCTGATGATGTGAGATAA
- a CDS encoding reprolysin-like metallopeptidase has protein sequence MKRQLTLLGMLLITGVSFAQTDRLWSQEVSKTSSGIFENKSGIRSPKLFSLNINGLKNALAKAPKRLAVGEKSEVIISFPNSDGRMENFKVKENSNFTPELAAKYPDIKSYVGQGLEDPNSTVYFSVSSLGLSSMEIYGDKSAVFIEPYAKDLSTYVVYKKTDKNDDLSKFECTVIDVAKKGVSNASVAARPNADDAKLRTFRLALSCTGEYTAYFGGTKAQALAAMNNTMTRVNGVFEKDFAARMVLIANNDAVIYTNASTDPYSAASGMSSWNSQLQSTLTSVIGEANYDIGHLFGATGGGGNAGCIGCICTNGSKGSGYTSPADAIPSGDNFDIDYVAHEMGHQFGGNHTFSMSNEGTGANMEPGSGSTIMGYAGITSQDVQPHSDAFFHAISIQQITNNIKAKTCSVNTNTGNSIPTANAGLDYTIPKGTPFVLTGTGTDADGDSLTYIWEQMDNASSSQTGASSAASATKASGPNFRSWAPTTVPTRYFPRMASILTGATTTAGTEITVEALSSVARTLNFRFTVRDNKAGGSGNNSDDAVITVNSTAGPFAVTSQNSAITYTGGSSQTVTWDVAGTTANGVNTANVDILWSTDSGNTWTTLLSATPNDGSQAVTIPNTSTTTGRLMVKGSNHIFFDVNNANITVNAGSGTPDTIAPTAPTLAASGTTSTSTNLSWSGATDNVGVTGYDVYLGASLIGSTASTTYTVTSLTPSTTYSFSVKAKDAAGNASSSSNTVNVTTLAGGGNVTYCSASASNTADERIGKVQFGTINNTSTGTAGYEDFTSISTNVTRGTAYTLSITPFWASTKYNEAYAVYIDYNGNGSFADSGELVWSKAGSTTSPVTGSVTIPSTATLGSTRMRVMMKYSSIPTSSCEAYTYGQVEDYTVNIVSSGRGELSNTKDLITDIKLYPNPVKDIMYISNTTSEDYKIFDMGGKVVDSGKLQRGSVNVSNLIKGAYMIQIGEISKRFVKN, from the coding sequence ATGAAAAGACAATTAACCCTACTTGGGATGCTTCTCATTACAGGAGTTTCATTCGCACAGACTGACCGCCTTTGGTCTCAAGAAGTTTCAAAAACATCCTCAGGGATTTTTGAAAACAAATCCGGAATCCGAAGTCCTAAATTATTCAGCTTGAATATTAATGGATTGAAAAATGCTTTAGCAAAAGCTCCGAAGAGATTGGCTGTCGGCGAAAAATCAGAAGTCATCATTTCATTTCCGAATTCTGATGGAAGAATGGAAAACTTTAAAGTAAAAGAAAATTCCAACTTCACTCCCGAATTAGCAGCCAAATACCCAGACATTAAATCTTATGTAGGCCAGGGACTTGAAGATCCTAACTCAACAGTGTATTTCAGTGTTTCTTCATTAGGACTATCATCCATGGAAATCTATGGTGATAAATCAGCAGTCTTCATTGAGCCTTATGCTAAAGATCTTTCTACGTACGTTGTTTACAAAAAAACTGACAAAAATGATGATCTTAGTAAATTTGAATGTACGGTAATAGATGTTGCTAAAAAAGGAGTATCCAATGCAAGTGTTGCAGCAAGACCTAACGCTGACGACGCAAAATTAAGAACATTCAGATTAGCGTTATCTTGTACAGGAGAATACACTGCTTATTTTGGTGGAACAAAAGCTCAGGCTTTAGCTGCTATGAATAACACAATGACTCGTGTAAACGGTGTTTTTGAAAAAGATTTCGCAGCAAGAATGGTTCTTATTGCGAACAATGATGCTGTAATTTATACCAATGCTTCTACAGATCCTTATTCTGCAGCATCCGGAATGAGCAGCTGGAACTCCCAACTACAAAGTACCCTGACATCTGTTATTGGAGAAGCCAATTATGATATCGGCCACTTATTCGGAGCTACCGGTGGTGGTGGAAACGCAGGATGCATAGGATGTATCTGTACCAATGGTTCAAAAGGAAGCGGTTATACTTCCCCTGCAGATGCCATTCCATCGGGAGACAACTTTGATATCGATTATGTAGCTCATGAAATGGGGCATCAGTTCGGTGGAAATCATACTTTCTCAATGAGCAATGAAGGAACGGGTGCTAATATGGAGCCAGGATCAGGGTCAACAATCATGGGATATGCCGGAATTACCAGCCAGGATGTTCAGCCTCACTCTGACGCATTTTTCCACGCGATAAGCATTCAACAGATCACCAATAATATTAAAGCTAAAACCTGTTCAGTCAATACAAATACAGGAAACTCTATTCCAACAGCCAATGCAGGTTTAGATTATACCATTCCAAAAGGAACTCCATTTGTACTGACCGGAACCGGAACTGATGCAGATGGAGATTCGTTAACCTATATCTGGGAACAAATGGATAATGCATCCTCTTCTCAAACCGGAGCTAGCTCTGCAGCCAGTGCAACAAAAGCATCAGGACCTAATTTCAGATCATGGGCACCTACAACCGTTCCTACTAGATATTTCCCAAGAATGGCCTCTATTCTAACTGGAGCTACAACTACTGCAGGTACCGAAATTACCGTGGAAGCACTTTCTTCTGTAGCCAGAACATTAAATTTCAGGTTTACTGTTCGTGACAACAAGGCCGGAGGTTCTGGAAACAATTCAGATGATGCTGTAATTACAGTGAACAGTACTGCAGGACCTTTTGCTGTTACTTCTCAGAATTCAGCAATTACTTATACAGGGGGAAGCTCACAAACCGTAACATGGGATGTAGCAGGAACTACAGCAAATGGAGTAAACACTGCCAATGTGGATATTCTTTGGTCTACAGATAGCGGAAATACGTGGACTACCCTATTATCTGCAACGCCTAATGATGGTTCACAAGCTGTAACCATTCCTAATACATCTACTACTACAGGAAGACTTATGGTAAAAGGCTCCAATCACATTTTCTTTGATGTAAATAACGCAAATATTACTGTAAATGCAGGATCCGGAACACCTGATACGATTGCTCCTACGGCACCAACCCTTGCGGCTTCAGGAACTACTTCTACAAGTACAAATCTTTCCTGGTCAGGAGCTACGGACAATGTAGGAGTGACAGGATACGATGTGTATTTGGGAGCTTCGTTAATCGGTTCTACAGCTTCCACTACTTATACTGTGACAAGTTTAACTCCATCTACTACTTATAGCTTCTCCGTGAAAGCAAAAGATGCAGCAGGTAATGCATCATCTTCAAGTAATACAGTGAACGTTACAACACTTGCTGGTGGAGGAAATGTAACTTACTGTTCAGCTTCAGCATCCAATACCGCTGATGAAAGAATCGGTAAAGTACAATTCGGGACTATCAACAATACTTCAACGGGAACAGCAGGATATGAAGACTTTACCTCTATCTCTACCAATGTAACGAGAGGAACTGCCTATACGCTTTCTATCACTCCGTTTTGGGCTTCTACTAAGTACAATGAAGCTTATGCTGTTTATATTGATTATAACGGAAACGGAAGTTTTGCAGACAGTGGCGAACTTGTTTGGTCTAAAGCAGGTTCTACAACAAGTCCGGTTACAGGATCAGTAACTATCCCTTCAACAGCAACTCTTGGTTCTACAAGAATGAGAGTGATGATGAAATATAGTTCAATTCCTACTTCATCTTGTGAGGCTTATACTTACGGACAAGTTGAAGATTATACAGTTAATATTGTTTCTTCAGGAAGAGGAGAGCTTTCCAATACGAAAGATCTGATTACAGATATTAAATTATACCCTAACCCGGTAAAAGATATCATGTATATCTCCAATACAACTTCTGAAGATTACAAAATCTTTGACATGGGTGGAAAAGTAGTTGACTCAGGAAAACTTCAGAGAGGATCTGTGAATGTAAGCAATTTGATTAAAGGAGCTTATATGATCCAAATTGGAGAAATTTCTAAACGATTTGTTAAAAACTAA
- a CDS encoding zinc-dependent metalloprotease, producing MKKQLLMMGMLALSGVSFAQTDRVWSRKAQQSSSSVLENMKSIDDPRIFHLDINGLKSALTRTPKRATEKSSVIISLPNSSGKMERFTVKENSNLDPELAAQYPDIKSYIGQGVEDKTSTVYFSISPLGLSSMEIYGDKSAVFIEPYTKDLSTYAVYKRSDRKNDLNDFECKVLESAQKGTSHVNTAKNADDAVLRTYRLALSCTGEYATYFGGTKAQALAAMNNTLTRVNGIFENDFAARMVLIPNNDSIIYTDANTDPFSPSDKMNKWNFELMNDLNSKIGNANFDIGHLFGATGGGGNAGCIGCICSDDMSTYNYMGTTYPENYKGSGYTSPSNGIPSGDTFDIDFVAHEMGHQFGGNHTFSYTTQVGLQPVEPGSGSTIMGYAGVSPYNVQQNSNPFFHARSIEQITNTIKATTCSVNTPTGNSIPTANAGADYTIPKSTPFVLTGSGTDVDGDSLTYIWEQMDNGTSSQTGSNSVATATKTAGPTFRSWVPTASPIRYFPKMASILKGSTETRGEEIRVEALSSVSRDLNFRFTVRDNKLGGAGNNSDDAKITVNALAGPFLITSQNDAVSYVGGTSQTVTWDVAGTTSNNINTANVDILWSTDNGDTWTTLLAATPNDGSEAVLIPDVATNSGRIMVKGSNHIFFDVNNANISVTTSELSTSETQLKGSTEIKLYPNPVKDILTLSNTGSERFKIYDMSGKLVIEGSLQNGTVNVSRLVKGNYVIQIEKFSKMFIKN from the coding sequence ATGAAAAAACAATTATTAATGATGGGGATGCTGGCATTATCTGGCGTTTCTTTTGCACAAACGGATCGTGTATGGTCCAGAAAAGCTCAACAAAGCTCGTCTTCAGTCTTAGAAAATATGAAAAGTATTGATGATCCAAGAATTTTTCATCTGGACATTAATGGATTGAAAAGTGCGTTGACAAGAACACCCAAAAGAGCAACGGAAAAATCATCGGTTATTATTTCTCTTCCCAATTCATCGGGAAAGATGGAGCGCTTTACAGTAAAAGAAAATTCAAATCTTGATCCTGAACTGGCTGCTCAATACCCGGATATTAAGTCTTATATCGGCCAGGGAGTAGAAGATAAAACTTCAACAGTTTATTTCAGTATTTCTCCTTTAGGTTTGTCTTCTATGGAAATTTATGGTGATAAATCAGCTGTTTTTATTGAGCCTTATACCAAAGACCTTTCTACTTATGCTGTTTATAAACGTTCTGACAGAAAGAATGATCTGAATGATTTTGAATGTAAAGTACTGGAATCAGCTCAAAAAGGAACTTCTCATGTGAACACCGCTAAAAATGCTGACGATGCTGTTCTAAGAACATATAGGCTTGCATTATCCTGTACGGGAGAATATGCAACTTATTTTGGGGGAACAAAAGCTCAGGCGCTGGCAGCCATGAATAATACATTAACTCGTGTGAATGGTATTTTTGAAAATGACTTTGCCGCAAGAATGGTCTTGATTCCTAATAATGATTCTATAATTTATACTGATGCGAATACTGATCCTTTTTCACCATCCGATAAAATGAACAAATGGAATTTTGAACTTATGAATGATTTAAATTCAAAAATAGGGAATGCTAATTTTGATATTGGTCATTTATTTGGTGCTACTGGTGGAGGTGGAAATGCAGGATGTATTGGCTGTATATGCAGTGATGATATGTCTACCTATAATTATATGGGAACTACTTATCCTGAAAATTATAAAGGAAGTGGCTACACCTCTCCTTCTAACGGTATTCCTTCAGGTGATACTTTTGACATTGATTTTGTAGCTCATGAAATGGGACACCAGTTTGGGGGGAATCATACATTTTCATATACTACACAGGTTGGGCTACAGCCTGTAGAACCAGGTTCAGGATCTACTATTATGGGATATGCGGGAGTTTCACCCTATAATGTACAACAAAATTCAAATCCTTTTTTCCATGCCCGAAGTATTGAACAGATAACCAATACCATTAAAGCAACAACCTGCTCTGTGAATACTCCTACAGGAAATTCAATTCCTACGGCCAATGCAGGAGCAGACTATACCATTCCTAAAAGTACACCATTTGTACTGACAGGTTCAGGAACTGATGTTGATGGAGATTCACTTACCTATATCTGGGAACAGATGGACAATGGAACCTCTTCCCAAACAGGAAGTAATTCTGTAGCTACAGCTACTAAAACTGCGGGACCAACATTCAGATCATGGGTACCTACAGCTTCACCAATAAGATATTTCCCTAAAATGGCTAGTATTCTAAAAGGATCAACAGAAACCCGGGGAGAAGAAATAAGAGTTGAAGCTCTATCTTCAGTTTCAAGAGATCTAAACTTCAGATTTACAGTTAGGGATAATAAATTAGGTGGTGCAGGAAACAATTCTGATGATGCTAAAATAACGGTTAATGCTCTTGCTGGACCATTCCTTATTACGTCTCAGAATGATGCTGTATCTTATGTAGGAGGAACTTCCCAAACAGTGACTTGGGATGTAGCTGGAACAACTTCCAATAATATCAATACTGCCAACGTGGATATTCTTTGGTCTACCGATAATGGAGATACCTGGACTACTCTATTAGCGGCTACTCCTAATGATGGTTCGGAAGCTGTCCTGATTCCTGATGTTGCTACCAATTCAGGAAGAATTATGGTAAAAGGAAGCAACCATATCTTCTTTGATGTGAATAATGCTAATATTTCTGTAACTACTAGTGAGCTGTCTACATCGGAAACTCAATTGAAAGGCTCTACAGAAATTAAATTGTATCCAAATCCGGTGAAGGATATCTTAACCCTTTCAAACACAGGATCAGAAAGATTTAAAATCTATGATATGTCCGGAAAGCTTGTTATTGAAGGCTCTCTTCAAAACGGAACGGTGAATGTAAGCAGGCTGGTAAAAGGAAATTATGTAATCCAGATTGAAAAATTCTCCAAAATGTTCATTAAAAACTAA